Proteins from a single region of Gossypium arboreum isolate Shixiya-1 chromosome 1, ASM2569848v2, whole genome shotgun sequence:
- the LOC108481659 gene encoding uncharacterized protein LOC108481659: protein MNFQAGSGYNPGNNSHNPMVPDLDKVAKEERAKAESQRQLEERCKWLEEKVRAMEGGDRHPGINAKDLSLVPDLVLPYKFRMLEFEKYNGTSCPEAHITMFCRRMIGYVHNDQLLIHYFQDRLVGVAAKWYNQLNRNRISSWRDLTQAFMKQYSHVTDIIPDRITLQNIEEKPNEIFKQYAQRWREIAIQVQPPLLEKETTMLFINTLKAPFITHMLGSATRSFADMVMTGEMIENAIKNGRIDVGESAKMSVPRKKENEVNNANVGYSKSITVSQPKATTTGQGSSRQESGTRQNNEKIQFTPIPTTYKELYQSLFDAHVVAPFYLKPIQPSFPKWYDANAQCEYHVGIMGHSIENCTTFKKLVERFIQMGIVKFDNAPGAENPLPNHTDGGVNAIDRGIGKRTKRDVSEVKTPLRRVWKEMARRGLVTLSTEGNDNGMENYCDYHHKEGHRIQECEEFRAVIQGLMDSKEMEFYEEINKEEYICASESTSSPKVNYPVVIISCPKNKAGVQMAPKIIIQKPAVFSYKDNKQVPWNYKCNVTIPGKENSASSLKEDQNVGSHTRSGRRYDT from the coding sequence ATGAATTTTCAAGCTGGTTCAGGTTATAATCCTGGTAATAACTCACATAATCCAATGGTCCCTGATTTGGATAAAGTTGCAAAAGAGGAAAGAGCAAAGGCAGAATCGCAAAGGCAGTTAGAAGAACGATGTAAATGGCTGGAGGAAAAGGTCAGAGCAATGGAGGGTGGTGATAGACACCCTGGGATTAATGCAAAGgatctgagtttggtcccagacttaGTACTGCCATACAAGTTCAGGATGCtagaatttgagaaatacaatggaacgaGCTGTCCTGAAGCTCATATCACTATGTTTTGTAGAAGGATGATAGGGTATGTTCATAATGATCAATTGCTGATTCATTACTTCCAGGATAGGCTGGTGGGAGTAGCTgctaaatggtacaatcaattgaATCGAAATAGAATTAGTTCATGGAGGGACTTAACACAGGCATTCATGAAGCAATACAGCCATGTGACAGATATAATTCCTGATAGAATTACTCTGCAGAATATAGAGGAAAAACCAAACGAAATTTTTAAGCAGTATGCTCAGAGATGGAGGGAAATAGCCATTCAAGTTCAGCCACCGCTCTTAGAAAAAGAAACCACGATGctctttattaatactttaaaggccCCGTTTATAACGCATATGCTAGGAAGTGCCACGAGAAGCTTTGCGGATATGGTCATGACAGGAGAAATGATTGAAAATGCCATAAAAAATGGAAGGATAGACGTGGGAGAAAGTGCTAAAATGTCTGTACCACGAAAGAAAGAGAATGAGGTGAACAATGCGAACGTGGGATACTCGAAGTCTATTACTGTGAGTCAACCAAAGGCAACAACTACTGGTCAGGGTTCATCACGTCAAGAGTCAGGGACCAGGCAGAATAATGAGAAGATTCAATTTACACCAATTCCTACGACATACAAAGAATTATATCAAAGTTTGTTTGATGCACATGTGGTGGCACCTTTTTACTTGAAGCCTATACAGCCTTCGTTCCCTAAATGGTATGATGCTAATGCCCAGTGTGAATATCACGTAGGAATTATGGGTCATTCGATAGAAAATTGCACCACTTTTAAGAAGCTGGTTGAGAGATTTATCCAAATGGGTATTGTGAAATTTGATAATGCGCCCGGTGCTGAAAATCCACTGCCTAATCATACTGATGGCGGGGTAAATGCAATAGATAGAGGTATTGGAAAAAGGACCAAGAGGGATGTTTCAGAAGTAAAGACGCCTTTGAGACGAGTTTGGAAGGAGATGGCAAGAAGGGGATTAGTTACTTTAAGCACAGAAGGAAATGATAATGGAATGGAAAATTATTGTGATTACCATCATAAAGAGGGACACAGAATTCAGGAATGTGAAGAATTCAGAGCTGTTATTCAAGGCCTGATGGACAGCAAGGAAATGGAGTTTTATGAAGAGATCAATAAGGAGGAATATATATGTGCGTCAGAGTCCACATCAAGTCCAAAAGTCAATTATCCTGTGGTTATTATCTCGTGTCCTAAGAATAAAGCAGGAGTTCAAATGGCGCCAAAGATTATAATTCAGAAGCCCGCAGTTTTTTCTTACAAGGATAATAAGCAAGTCCCCTGGAACTATAAATGTAATGTGACTATCCCGGGAAAGGAGAATTCAGCTAGCTCGTTAAAGGAGGATCAAAATGTAGGGTCTCACACACGCAGTGGAAGGCGATATGATACCTGA